From a single Sphingosinicellaceae bacterium genomic region:
- a CDS encoding acyl-CoA thioesterase yields the protein MRNDPRRRDLASYPWSTVLATRFSDMDVNRHLNNVAVAQLYEETRVRFNWGLRAAHPELRPHYLVGRVEIDYLAEGGYPAPVTSAYGIAALGNSSFRVAMALFQDGGCIGLCDTVMVYRGDTGPAPLPEPLRAVLGEWALKA from the coding sequence ATGCGCAATGATCCCCGCCGCCGCGACCTCGCCAGTTATCCGTGGAGCACAGTCCTGGCGACGCGTTTCTCGGACATGGACGTCAACCGCCACCTCAACAATGTCGCGGTGGCGCAGCTGTACGAGGAGACGCGGGTGCGCTTCAACTGGGGGCTGCGCGCTGCGCACCCAGAACTCAGGCCGCATTATCTCGTCGGCCGGGTCGAGATCGACTATCTCGCCGAGGGCGGCTACCCGGCCCCGGTGACCAGCGCCTACGGCATTGCCGCCCTCGGCAACAGCAGCTTCCGGGTCGCCATGGCGTTGTTCCAGGACGGCGGCTGCATCGGGCTGTGCGACACCGTCATGGTGTATCGCGGTGACACCGGACCCGCGCCGCTTCCCGAGCCGTTGCGTGCAGTGCTTGGCGAATGGGCCCTCAAGGCCTAG
- a CDS encoding TonB-dependent receptor, whose product MTNIRWRALGGIALVALAGSWTAAQAQNTMVADAAAVTDSSNADIIVSASKRNERLSQVAMPISAVTGEQLAKANANSLSDYIVRLPGVVFNDYQPGISEVVIRGVAATTYHEQGQTTVGYYLNEIPLVEPGFPIAIPDVDTFDLDRVEVLRGPQGTLFGSSTLGGLVNYIVKVADPTKLDAAASGLIGSVKNANGDLDYAVKGMVNVPIIADKLAARVVALQRYDAGYLDNPLTGKKGVADLKTRGLRGSVVFTPTEDTTIGFLSTYQDTHLNDQTYVDFTDPYNRSTPRAEPQKTDFWLNSLRLDQELGFAKLTVIGSVDEKKNTTVFSYPYAYVTGVTTGDAAAYSVGHANANIKTIEARLTSSGDGPFKWLIGTSYLRAKKFSYDQIFQQGAGAFIDANPGLFGGFSGSQLTPNDRLYGYLSDQLNEDFGIFGEASYKFTDSLELTVGGRYYDTRAKATVVNQAGALGGYPGGFTPTDSSGSTDQKEDGFTPKVTLAFRPSSNFTAYGTYSQGFRVGGINPNAGLLPSIPQTYKSDSVDNYEAGIKTTVLDGRLTIDATVFHIKWKDIQARLFGDAPSYYSYVTNAGGARINGVEFAGAAKITRQLTFASNVTYQDGQLTKFLPDTFAAGGGYASGTTLPGSSKWSVANNLTFDLPDTKGQPSFEIAHRYISKAPTAFNNAATRGGFNQVDLRASFSVNEHIRVLGYVNNVFDKFGILSAPFADAFAPLGTIIRPRSYGLRVDWSL is encoded by the coding sequence ATGACGAATATTCGCTGGCGCGCGCTTGGCGGGATCGCACTGGTCGCTTTGGCGGGCAGCTGGACGGCGGCGCAGGCCCAGAACACGATGGTCGCCGATGCTGCCGCGGTCACCGACAGCAGCAATGCCGACATCATCGTGTCGGCCAGCAAGCGCAACGAGCGGCTGAGTCAGGTCGCCATGCCGATCAGCGCGGTCACCGGCGAGCAGCTCGCCAAGGCCAACGCCAACAGCCTGTCGGACTATATCGTGCGGCTGCCGGGGGTGGTTTTCAACGACTACCAGCCCGGCATCTCGGAGGTCGTCATCCGCGGCGTCGCGGCGACGACCTACCACGAGCAGGGCCAGACAACGGTCGGCTATTACCTCAACGAGATTCCGCTGGTCGAGCCGGGCTTCCCGATCGCCATTCCCGACGTCGACACCTTCGACCTCGACCGCGTCGAGGTGCTGCGCGGCCCTCAGGGAACGTTGTTCGGTTCATCGACGCTCGGCGGGCTTGTCAACTACATCGTCAAAGTCGCCGACCCGACCAAGCTCGACGCCGCCGCCTCGGGCCTGATCGGCTCGGTCAAGAACGCCAACGGCGACCTCGACTATGCCGTCAAGGGCATGGTCAACGTGCCCATCATCGCCGACAAGCTGGCGGCGCGGGTGGTGGCCCTGCAGCGCTACGACGCCGGCTACCTCGACAACCCGCTGACCGGCAAGAAGGGCGTCGCCGACCTCAAGACGCGCGGGCTGCGCGGCTCGGTCGTGTTCACGCCGACCGAGGACACCACTATCGGCTTCCTGTCGACCTACCAGGACACCCACCTCAACGACCAGACCTACGTCGACTTCACCGACCCCTACAACCGCAGCACGCCGCGCGCCGAACCGCAGAAGACCGACTTCTGGCTCAACAGCCTGCGCCTGGACCAGGAGCTCGGTTTCGCTAAGCTGACCGTCATCGGCTCGGTCGACGAGAAGAAGAATACCACGGTGTTCTCCTATCCCTACGCCTACGTCACCGGGGTCACGACCGGCGACGCGGCCGCCTATTCGGTCGGCCACGCCAACGCCAACATCAAGACCATCGAGGCCCGGCTGACCTCGTCGGGCGACGGGCCGTTCAAGTGGCTGATCGGTACCAGCTACCTGCGCGCCAAGAAGTTCAGCTACGACCAGATCTTCCAGCAGGGCGCGGGCGCCTTCATCGACGCCAATCCGGGGCTGTTCGGCGGCTTCAGCGGCAGCCAGCTCACCCCGAACGACCGACTCTACGGCTATCTGTCCGACCAGCTGAACGAGGACTTCGGCATCTTCGGCGAAGCCTCGTACAAGTTCACCGACAGCCTCGAGCTGACCGTCGGCGGGCGCTATTACGACACCCGCGCCAAGGCGACGGTGGTCAACCAGGCGGGTGCACTCGGCGGCTATCCGGGCGGCTTCACGCCGACCGACAGCAGCGGCAGCACCGACCAGAAGGAAGACGGCTTCACCCCGAAGGTGACGCTGGCGTTCCGCCCGTCGAGCAACTTCACCGCCTACGGGACCTATTCGCAGGGCTTCCGCGTCGGCGGCATCAATCCCAATGCCGGGCTGCTGCCGTCGATTCCCCAGACCTACAAGAGCGACAGCGTCGACAACTACGAAGCCGGCATCAAGACCACCGTGCTCGACGGCCGCCTGACCATCGATGCGACGGTCTTCCACATCAAATGGAAGGACATCCAGGCACGCTTGTTCGGCGATGCCCCGTCTTACTATTCGTACGTCACCAACGCCGGCGGCGCGCGGATCAACGGCGTCGAGTTCGCCGGTGCCGCCAAGATCACGCGCCAGCTGACCTTCGCCTCGAACGTCACCTACCAGGACGGCCAGCTGACCAAGTTCCTGCCCGACACGTTCGCGGCCGGTGGCGGCTATGCCAGCGGCACAACACTGCCGGGCTCGTCGAAATGGTCGGTCGCCAACAACCTGACCTTCGACCTGCCCGACACGAAGGGCCAGCCGAGCTTCGAGATCGCGCACCGCTACATCTCGAAGGCCCCGACCGCGTTCAACAACGCCGCCACCCGCGGCGGTTTCAACCAGGTCGATCTTCGCGCCTCGTTCAGCGTCAACGAGCACATCCGGGTGCTTGGCTATGTCAACAACGTCTTCGACAAGTTCGGCATCCTGAGTGCACCGTTCGCCGACGCCTTCGCGCCGCTGGGCACGATCATCCGGCCACGCAGCTACGGGCTCCGGGTCGACTGGTCGCTGTAG